From Bacillus sp. FSL K6-3431, the proteins below share one genomic window:
- a CDS encoding manganese-dependent inorganic pyrophosphatase, translating into MEKILVFGHKNPDTDTICSALVYADVKTKLGLNVEAVRLGEVNGETQYALDHFQVSAPRQVETVATEVKQVILVDHNERQQSAVDIDEVQVIEVIDHHRIANFETSDPLYFRAEPVGCTATILNKIYKENNLEIDKKMAGLMLSAIISDSLLFKSPTCTEEDIVAAKELADIAGVDADSYGLEMLKAGADVSGKTVEQLLTLDAKEFNMGSAKVEIAQVNAVGVEDVLARKAEIEAALSDVIAERGLDLFLFVVTDILTNDSTAIAVGQAAKTVEQAFNITLQNNEAVLKGVVSRKKQIVPPLTAALNK; encoded by the coding sequence ATGGAAAAAATACTTGTTTTCGGACATAAAAATCCAGACACAGATACCATTTGTTCAGCGCTAGTATATGCAGATGTGAAAACGAAGCTTGGTTTAAATGTGGAAGCTGTGCGGTTAGGTGAAGTGAATGGTGAAACCCAATATGCATTAGATCATTTTCAAGTAAGCGCACCAAGACAAGTGGAGACCGTAGCTACTGAGGTCAAACAAGTTATTTTAGTAGATCATAACGAGCGTCAGCAAAGTGCGGTAGATATTGATGAAGTGCAAGTGATAGAAGTAATTGACCATCATCGCATTGCTAATTTCGAAACGAGTGATCCACTCTATTTTCGTGCAGAGCCAGTTGGATGTACCGCAACGATTTTAAATAAGATTTATAAGGAAAATAATTTGGAAATCGATAAAAAGATGGCTGGCCTAATGCTATCCGCGATTATTTCAGATTCCTTACTGTTTAAATCTCCAACATGTACAGAGGAAGATATTGTGGCAGCAAAAGAACTAGCGGATATTGCTGGTGTGGATGCAGATAGCTATGGACTCGAGATGTTAAAAGCGGGCGCAGATGTAAGCGGGAAAACAGTAGAACAATTACTAACTTTAGATGCGAAAGAGTTTAATATGGGTAGCGCTAAAGTGGAAATCGCGCAAGTCAATGCTGTTGGAGTTGAAGATGTATTAGCGAGAAAAGCTGAAATTGAAGCAGCACTTTCCGACGTAATTGCAGAAAGAGGATTAGATTTATTCCTCTTTGTAGTGACAGATATTTTGACGAATGACTCCACGGCTATTGCTGTTGGGCAAGCAGCCAAAACAGTAGAGCAGGCATTTAATATCACACTTCAAAATAATGAAGCAGTATTAAAAGGCGTTGTTTCGAGAAAAAAACAAATCGTCCCACCACTGACAGCAGCATTAAATAAATAA
- the pheA gene encoding prephenate dehydratase has product MKVAYLGPKGTFSEEAALKYFSEEEIIPINLGTILDVLEAVTDERVDKGIVPIENAIEGTITMTTDGLINNDLWIEGEAILPVALHLLTVEGASLENIKEVWSIPPALAQCRAYTRELRAETKHYNSTANAAESLKKAGRLDAGAIASEWAAKTFDLKIAKSNIQDFEGNSTRFLILSKKDTKKQATEKTMLLVTPIEDRPGLLAIILNVFSSLGVNLTWIESRPTKVKLGTYRFFLEAGLGMHESNLKKAIAILETYGYDVRVLGSYNAKHL; this is encoded by the coding sequence TTGAAAGTAGCATATTTAGGACCAAAAGGAACGTTTTCTGAAGAAGCGGCATTAAAGTACTTTTCAGAAGAGGAGATTATCCCGATTAATCTTGGGACCATCCTCGATGTGCTTGAAGCAGTTACTGACGAACGCGTAGATAAAGGAATTGTACCGATTGAAAATGCAATTGAAGGCACGATTACGATGACGACCGATGGTTTAATCAATAATGATTTATGGATTGAAGGCGAAGCTATTTTACCTGTAGCGCTTCATTTGTTGACAGTCGAAGGAGCTAGTTTGGAAAACATTAAGGAAGTATGGTCAATCCCACCTGCCTTAGCCCAATGTCGGGCATATACGAGAGAACTAAGAGCGGAGACGAAACACTATAACAGTACAGCAAACGCTGCCGAGTCACTTAAAAAAGCAGGAAGACTTGATGCAGGAGCGATTGCATCAGAGTGGGCTGCAAAAACATTTGATTTAAAGATCGCCAAAAGTAATATACAAGACTTTGAAGGCAATTCTACACGGTTCTTAATCTTATCAAAAAAAGATACAAAAAAACAAGCAACAGAGAAAACGATGCTGCTTGTAACGCCAATAGAAGACCGCCCTGGATTACTTGCGATCATCCTTAATGTTTTTTCATCATTGGGTGTCAACCTTACATGGATTGAATCAAGACCAACGAAAGTAAAATTAGGTACATATCGTTTCTTTCTAGAAGCTGGTCTAGGAATGCACGAGTCAAATTTGAAAAAAGCGATCGCTATTTTAGAAACATATGGATATGATGTTCGCGTGTTAGGTAGCTATAACGCGAAGCATCTGTAA